The nucleotide window CCAGCACCGCCAGGAGCGCCACCGCCACCACCATCACCCCGCCCACGGCCAGCGCCGCCGCGGCAAAGCCGATCCCGGCGATCAGCGTGATCCACAGCGGCGAGAAGATCACCCCGCCTAGGCTGGCGCCGTTATAGGCCATGCCAAGCGCCGCGGGGCGGCGCAGGCTGAACCACGGCGCGATCAGCGCATTCACGGCCGCCGCGCCCATGCCGACCCAGCCCGCGCCACTGGCCAGCGCCGCACCGAAGAGCTGCCACGGCACGGCGGCAAGCGCCCACCCCGTCACCCCAAGCGCCAACAGCCCCGCCCCCAGCACCGTCACCTGCGGCACGCCGAGCCGGCGATAGAGCCGCGGCAGGTTGGCCACGACCACCGCCCCCACCAGGAAATGCACCGTCACCGCCGCCGAGACCAGCGCCACCGGCCAGCCGGTGCGCTCGACCACGGCATAGAGGAAGACCGGCGGGCCGTAGAAGCCGACGCCCCAGCCGAAGCTGGCAAGCACGAAGGTGGCGGCGACGACATGCCAGCCAAAGAACGGGCGGGGGCTGGCGAAAGGCAGCGAAGACATGCGGGAACTCTCCATGAGGGGCCCGCCCGGTATCGCCCCGATGCGCCGCGCGATGTTTCGGTGCCGGGCGAAGCGTCGTGACTTTTCGGGATGCCCCCGCCACGCCTTGCCCGCCACGAACTGTTCGCCTAATGTTCCACCATGCCAACGGAGATGCGCCGGATGCAGCCAGCCAGACCGCGGCCCGATAACCTGCCCCTTGCCGTTGGCGTGATCCTTGTCACCGTGCTGGCGCTGTCACTGGGGGATGCCCTGATAAAGCTGACCAGCAGCAGTTTCGTGATCTGGCAGATCTTCGTGATCCGCTCCCTGATCGTCATTCCCTGCCTGCTCGCGGTGGCCGGGCGCGGTGCGCTGCGCCTGCCGCAGGCTGCGGGTTGGGTGGCGCTGCGAAGCGCGATGCTGGTCGCCATGTGGGTCTGCTATTATCTGGCGCTGCCGCATCTGTCGCTGCCTGCCGCCGCAGCCGCCTATTACACGCTGCCGATCTTCATCACCCTGTTCTCGGCGCTGGTCATCGGAGAGAGGATCAGCCGGACGGGATGGATCGCCGTGGCCTTGGGCTTTGCGGGCGTGCTGCTGATCCTGCGGCCCGGGCCGGACGATTTCAACGGCTTCGCCCTGCTGCCGCTGATTGCCGCCATGCTTTACGCCGGGGCGATGATCCTGACGCGGACGCGCTGCCGCGAGGCAAGCCCGCTGATCCTGTCGCTGGCGCTGAACATCGGCTTTGTCGCAACCGGAAGCGTGGCCGCCGCCGGCATCGCGCTGCTGCCCGCCGAAGCGCGGCAGGGCTTCCTGCTGGCGCCCTGGGCCGGCATGGGCGCGCCGGAATGGCTGTCTATGGCCCTGCTGGCGGCAGCCCTGCTGATCGGCAGCATCGGCGCCGCCGTGGCCTATCAGAAGTAAGCGCCACGCCGACCACCTCCTGCCATTGCTGACCTGATCGGGCCATTCTGCGCACATGTGCGTGGCGGAGGGTTTGGATTTGGCAAGAGACGGCAAAATGGGCGTCCATTTGGACGGCTCGACGGTTTTTGAGGTTTCCCGGCTGGACGTGATCGAGGGTCCGAGCGGGCGGCGTCGGCGCAACAAGGCGGAGCGGGCGCGGATCGCGGCGGAGAGCATGATGCCCGGGGTGACGGTCGCCGAGGTTGCGCGCCGGCACGGCACGACCCGCTGGCAGATCTACGATTGGCGCAAGCAGCTTCGCAAAGGCAATCTCGTGGTGCCCGGGAACGTGGCAGTCTTGCCGGTCTTCGCGGAATTGGTGGTCGATGACAATTCGGCCGAGGCACCGGCGGCTGTCACGGGGCCCGATCTCGAAACGGGGCCCGATCTCGAAATTGTCGTCGGTGATGTCGTGATCCGTGCTGGCGCTGGTGCCGATGAGGGCCAGTTGACGCGAGCGATCCGGGCGGCACGGGCTGCGGCATCGTGATGTTCAGCCACGGCGGGCCGGTGAAGGTCTATGTCGCGACACGGCCGGTGGATTTCCGCAAGGGGATCGATGGCCTGGCGCTGGCCGTTCAGGAGATGTTCGGCCTCGACCCGTTCTGCGGGGCTGTCTTCGTGTTCCGTTCGAAACGGGCAGACAGGATCAAGCTTCTGGTCTGGGATCAGACCGGCATGGTGCTGGTTCACAAGCGATTGGAGGATGCCAGGTTCGTCTGGCCGCAGGTGCAGGGCGGGGTGATGCGGATGTCGTCGGCGCAACTGGCGGCCCTGTTCGAGGGCTGGACTGGCGGCTGGTCCGGTCGGAACGCGCGCGGCGTCCGCTGGTGGCTGGATGACTGGCAAAATGCGCTGAAAAGCCTTTTTTTGCTGGCCTGCAAGGGAATCCCGTGATTCACTTCCCTCATGGAAACCGCTGATCTTGCGCGTGAAAACGCTCTGCTGAAGGCCCGCCTCGCCGAGGTGGAGGCGACGCTGGCCGAGACGCAAGAGGCCAACCGGCGGCTGCAGGATATCCTGCACGCGGCGCAGCGCGAGAAGTTCGGCAAGCGTTCGGAGAAGCTGTCGCCGGACCAGTTCAACCTGCCGCTCGAGGATGCCGAACTGGCCCAGGGCGTGCTTGAGGCCGCACAGGAAAAGGCAGAGGCGGCACTGCAAAGGGCCCGGGGGAGACGCCCCGCAAGCCGGCACGCAACCGCGGGCATCTCCCCCGCATCTGCCCCGGGTCGAGCGGGTGATCGAGCCCGCCAGCACGCTCTGTCCCTGCGGCTGCGGCGAGATGGCAAGGATCGGCGAGGACGTTTCCGAGCGGCTGGACGTGATCCCGCGCAGTTCCGGGTGCTGGTCACGCGGCGGCCCAGATACGCCTGCCGCCGCTGCTCGCAAGCCGTGGCGCAGGCGCACGCCCCGAGCATGTCGTGCCCGGCGGGCTGCCCACGGAGCTGTTCATTGCTTGGATCATCGTCTCGAAGTTCGGGGACCACCTTCCGTTCTACCGCCAGGCGGAGATCTTCAAGCGGCAGGGATAGACCTCGATCGCGGCACGCTCGGCAACTGGGTCGGGCGCGCCTGTTTCCACCTGATGCCGATCATCAATCACATGAAAGCCATCTGCGCGGAGCGGACCGCATCTTTGTCGATGAAACCCGCGCGCCGGTGCTGGACCCAGGCCGCAAGGCCACCAAGAGCGGCTTCTTCTGGGCCGTCGTGTCCGACGATCGCGGCCATGGCGGTGCCGATCCGCCCATCGTGTTGTTCCACTACGCCCCGGCCGGGGCAAAGAACATCCGCTGAAGTTCCTCGTCGGATACCGCGGCCGGTTCCTGCAATGCGACGCCTACCAGTCCTACAACGCGCTGACGGAAATCGAGCGTGACGGTGGCCCATGGCGGCTGGTCTACTGCTGGACCCACGTCCGCCGCCGCTTCGTGAAACGCTTCGAGAGCGACCGCTCCCCATCGCCGAGGAGATGCTGCGCCAGATCGCGCTGCTCTATCAGATCGAGAAAACCGTGCGTGGCCAGGATGCAGCCGTCCGTCTGGCCGCCCGGCGCGAAAACGCAGCCCCGATCATCGCCGCGCTCAAGCCGTGGCTGGAAGCCCAGCTCTCGCGCATCCCGCAGAAATCCCAGCTGGCCGAGGACATCCGCTACACCCTCGCGCACTGGCCCGGCCTGATCCGCTTCCTTGACGACGGCACCCTCGAGCTCGACACCAACCCCGTCGAAAATCAAATCAGACCGATTGCCCTGACGCGGAAAAACGCGCTCTTCGCAGGCAACGAGGTCGGAGCCGAGAACTGGGCCATGCTCGCCTCGCTGGTCGCCACCTGCAAGATGTCCGGCGTCAACCCGATCGACTATATCGCGGCCACCCTCCGCGCGATCCTCGACGGCCACCCGCAAAGCGGCATCGAAGACCTCATGCCATGGCGATACAAGCAACCGTCAAGCCTCGCCGCATAGGGCAACGTCGTCGCGCTTACTATCAGAACGGCCCGCCGACGGTGATCGGCGCGTTCGACTTTGCCTATGTCGCCTTCGCGGTGCTGTGGGGGGTGGTGTTCTTTGCCGATGTGCCGGACCTGGCTTCGGCAGCCGGCATGGCGCTGATCGTCGGCGCCGGCATCCTGTCGCTGCGACAGTAATCATGGCCGGGCGAACCCGGCCATGACAGCGGCATTCGGCCCGATCAGAACGGGCTGTCGGGGTAGTAGAACTCAGCCGCGTTTTCCGGGGTCACCAGAACCGATCCGATGATGAACTGGCCCGAGACCGGCGCCTGCGAGACAAGGCCGACGGCCGTGATCTCGATGGCGGTGGCGATCATCGACGGCGGGTAGGTCACGTCGGCCGGGATCATCGTGTCCCCGTCCATCACCCGCTTGATCATCTCCTTCATGCCGGCACCGCCAAGCACGAACTTGATATCATCGCGCCCCGCCGCCTCGATGGCCGCCAGAACGCCCACGGCCATGTCGTCATCCGAGGCCCAGACCGCGTCGATCTGCGGGTGCTTGGACAGGAAGTCCTGCATGACAGTGAAGCTGTCATCCCGGTTCCAGTTGCCGTGCTCCATGCCGATGATTTCGATGTTCTTGCCCTCGATGGCGGCCTGGAAGCCCTCCACACGCTCATTGTCGATGGTGGTCGGGATGCCGCGCAGCACCACGATCTTGCCGCCATCGGGCATCGCCGAGGCCACATATTCGCCCG belongs to Frigidibacter mobilis and includes:
- a CDS encoding DMT family transporter produces the protein MQPARPRPDNLPLAVGVILVTVLALSLGDALIKLTSSSFVIWQIFVIRSLIVIPCLLAVAGRGALRLPQAAGWVALRSAMLVAMWVCYYLALPHLSLPAAAAAYYTLPIFITLFSALVIGERISRTGWIAVALGFAGVLLILRPGPDDFNGFALLPLIAAMLYAGAMILTRTRCREASPLILSLALNIGFVATGSVAAAGIALLPAEARQGFLLAPWAGMGAPEWLSMALLAAALLIGSIGAAVAYQK
- the tnpA gene encoding IS66-like element accessory protein TnpA, coding for MGVHLDGSTVFEVSRLDVIEGPSGRRRRNKAERARIAAESMMPGVTVAEVARRHGTTRWQIYDWRKQLRKGNLVVPGNVAVLPVFAELVVDDNSAEAPAAVTGPDLETGPDLEIVVGDVVIRAGAGADEGQLTRAIRAARAAAS
- the tnpB gene encoding IS66 family insertion sequence element accessory protein TnpB (TnpB, as the term is used for proteins encoded by IS66 family insertion elements, is considered an accessory protein, since TnpC, encoded by a neighboring gene, is a DDE family transposase.) — encoded protein: MFSHGGPVKVYVATRPVDFRKGIDGLALAVQEMFGLDPFCGAVFVFRSKRADRIKLLVWDQTGMVLVHKRLEDARFVWPQVQGGVMRMSSAQLAALFEGWTGGWSGRNARGVRWWLDDWQNALKSLFLLACKGIP
- a CDS encoding transposase domain-containing protein; the protein is MSGVNPIDYIAATLRAILDGHPQSGIEDLMPWRYKQPSSLAA
- a CDS encoding ABC transporter substrate-binding protein produces the protein MKHLVSGLVLSMALAVPAAAQETKVIGVSIPAATHGWAGGMNYFARTAIDRLEAAYPELDFVLATASDPGKQVNDIEDMVATRNIDALVVLPFESEPLTGPVQNVKASGAWITVVDRGLAVPGIEDLYVAGDNPGFGRVSGEYVASAMPDGGKIVVLRGIPTTIDNERVEGFQAAIEGKNIEIIGMEHGNWNRDDSFTVMQDFLSKHPQIDAVWASDDDMAVGVLAAIEAAGRDDIKFVLGGAGMKEMIKRVMDGDTMIPADVTYPPSMIATAIEITAVGLVSQAPVSGQFIIGSVLVTPENAAEFYYPDSPF